The Anastrepha ludens isolate Willacy chromosome 2, idAnaLude1.1, whole genome shotgun sequence DNA window gtcagagcgaatttgtcgaaagcttgtaAACATTACCTCAACCGATAAGCGGTTCAATAAAAATCTACACAAGCTTTTAAgacataattttcaatttttgtagagtgtctggccgagcttctcttccAATTTGTGCTCTACATCTTGTTGTTTTTCCCAGAAATGGAGAGACCTAgatttttatgccgcctccgaaaaGCAGATTgagcttttgcatggcagaaatacactcggaagtttgccgtTGTCTGCCTTGGGCCGACCGTTATTAGAAGAAACTTTCCctataaattgatttttcttaCCCGAGTTCTCCGATCTGGGCACTTTCGTATAGTACTCAgacaccagcccattcggcttcAATGACCTACaagcaaattaaccatcaaagAAACCAAAGAAAAGATTTCGTAATGATAAGGAACAAGAAAACAACCAGACTTAGTTACGTACTTAGGTAACAACTATATCCGATGGCCGTTCTTGGCCGCTACCAAACTGTTGTGCCAAGCGCCTCTACACTGCACGCATTGACGCGAGTGAGAAACATTAGAAACACTATCAATTCGTCGTCGTAGATAAGGACGTCCGTTTTTGCGAGTTCCACCAGTATAATTCGAAAAGAGCTCCTTTGGTAGAGCGTTGTTGTCTACTCGCTCAACGTGACCTAACCTATTGGATATCGGCGTATAGCGCGTAGTTTCACCTTATTCGGTATGCACCATTCACGCAAATTAGACCATTGATCCGGtgtagaatttttctttcgaatGCTCCTAGTAACCGTCCATCGGTGTTCGTCAATGTCCAGAACTCGGCGCCATTCAGTAAGACAAGAGAGGGATTTGCTTTTCCATTGCTTACCGAGCCCAAAGTAGCATCGTTTGGCAAAATTTATTCTTCGCCGGATCTCTCGAATGACGTTTttgttggtgttaatgctggatcCTGGATAGACAAACTCCTTATCTACAACCTGCTATCTATAACAAGACTAGACTCCTGAGCGACTCCAACTGGAACATACAACAATCACCTACCTCCACATCCTCCAAACCTTTCGAAAATACTCCTTCCGGAAAAACCAAACCTTTCTAAATCTCGCTCCACATCCTCCAAACCATTTGAATATACTCCTTCCGTAGAAAGAAAAACCTTTGGTAATCTAAACCTAGCGAGGTTTTATCAAATCCCTCCGCAAACTTTATTCCCCTAAAGCCAAATTTCTAAAACGCACCAACTTATAGCACCAGATATagtccaaaaaattattttgtgccAAAGCCTTAAGTACCTAATAGTCTCtagtaaatttattattttataagaaaCCCAGCAAAGAAGATAAATACCCAAATATGCTCAAATAGCCCTAATGATTTATCTATGGTACCTAACGTCTTTCGTGATAAATTCCCTAACCGCCCTGCGACCACTGATGAAAGTGaaatatggtttttttatgtaatattctACTTGATTTCAATGTAGGTCATGTTATCCGATCTTCTTATTATTACAAGGgatttagtaaataaatataagatcCCTAAAAAGCGAatagttcaaaacaaaaataataatttgtatgagtattcatttcatttcgtgCATCGGGAGAGCAACAAACACGGCGCGTTTTATGTATGTCCTTACTTAGTACTATAAAACACTTAAAAGCCACCAGCACAAACAGCGATACTAGTGTAAACACGGTGATATGGAGTGAAGAGAACAGTAGTTCTGCCTGAAATCCTCACCCTACTAATTATTTATCGCGTTTCACTTTCAGCGTGATGACCGCTATCGTCCCGAAGATCAAGTACTCATGCGTGCCTTACGTGATTTCAATATACCAAAAATCGTCACCGACGATGTGGCTGTTTTCATGGGCCTCATTGGCGACTTGTTCCCCAATCTGGACGTACCACGAAAGCGATCATTGGACTTTGAAGCTATCATTAAGAAATCAGCAGTTGACCTTAAGCTGCAGCCCGAAGACGGTTTCATTTTGAAAGTAGTACAACTCGAGGAGCTATTTGCTGTCAGACACTCGGTATTCATAATTGGCTTTGCTGGCACTGGCAAATCTGAAGTTTGGAAAACATTGAACAAAACATATCAAAATCAGAAACGCAAACCACACTACAATGATCTCAATCCCAAGGCCGTTACCAACGATGAGCTTTTCGGCATTGTCAATCCGGCTACGCGTGAATGGAAAGATGGCCTATTCTCTATTATTATGCGCGATCAGGCAAATTTGGGTGGTACCGGTCCAAAATGGATAGTATTGGATGGCGATATTGATCCGATGTGGATTGAAAGTCTGAATACTGTCATGGATGATAATAAAGTATTGACATTGGCCAGCAACGAACGCATTGCGTTGACCAAAGAGATGCGACTGCTTTTCGAAATCGCCAATCTAAAAACTGCAACACCAGCCACCGTATCGCGCGCCGGTATACTTTATATTAATCCGCAAGATTTGGGCTGGAGTCCATTCATACAGTCGTGGCTTAGTTCACGCCCCAACCAAACTGAGGTGGCCACACTCAATGTACTTTTCGACAAATATGTACCACCCATGTTGGATGTTTTCCACAAGCGTTTAAAGCGCATTACTCCCATCTCGGACATTGCCATGCTACAAATGACCTGCTTCCTGTTGAATTGCATGTTAACGCAGCAAAATGTGCCCAACGACTGTCCGAAAGACTGGTATGAGATATACTTTGTCTTCTGCATAATTTGGGGTTTCGGCTCCACGCTCTTTCAAGATCAAATCATTGACTGGCGTAACGAATTTCATAAGTGGTTCATTAATGAGTTCAAGGCGGTTAAATTTCCACCAGGCAATAATGTATTTGCCTATTATGTGGACCACGAAACCAAGAATTTCTTGCCTTGGACTAAACTGGTGCCCTCATTTGAGCTTGATCCGGATGTACCGCTGCAAGCCAATTTGGTGCACACCTCCGAGACGACACGTTTGCGTTATTTCATGGACGTGCTGGTGGCCGATAATCATCCTGTAATGCTTATCGGCGCAGCTGGCTCTGGAAAAACGATAATAATGGGTTCAAAACTGAATTCGCTCCCCACCGAAAAGTATGCCGTGCAAAATGTGCCATTCAACTTTTATACCACATCGGAGATGTTGCAGCGTGTGCTGGAGAAACCTTTGGAGAAGAAAGCTGGACGTAATTATGGCCCGCAGGGAAACAAGAACATGCTTTACTTTGTGGATGATATGAACATGCCGGAAGTGGACAATTATGGCACCGTGCAGCCACACACACTCATACGTCAATTTATGGACTATCGCCATTGGTATGATCGTATCAAGATGACACTACGCGATATACACAATTGCCAGTTTGTGTCCTGTATGAATCCATCGGCCGGCTCGTTCACTATAAATCCACGCTTACAACGACACTTCTGTTCATTTGCCGTCAAGTAGGTGCCATTTTGTAATGTTATTCAATCAACGGTGTACATTTTATTAAGGTTTCTTTCATTGCAGTGCACCAGCGGCCGATGCGCTCTTCCACATCCTACACTCGATTCTCTCACAACATTTGGCCACACCACATCTAAAGTTCGATAAAGCCGTAATAAATTTGGGTGAACCTTTAGTGCAAACAGCCATTTCATTACACCAAAAGGTCGCCTCAACATTCTTGCCTACCGCCATCAAGTTCCATTATAATTTTAACCTGCGTGACATAGCTAACATTTTTACGGTAAGTTTGGCAAAATGTCTCAACTGATTCTACTTAACCTAACCCCACCTGCCTCGCTCGATCAGGGTGTgctatattcgaatttcgaaacATGTCCCAATCCAAACCAGCTGCTGCGGCTCTGGGTACACGAATGTAATCGAGTCTATGGTGACAAGCTAGTCGATCAAATAGACATAGTcaactttcaaaaattaatggGCGAAATGGTGCGGAAGGGCATTGAGACCTTCACGGAGGATATCGTCTTTGCGAAGCCACACATTTACTGTCACTTTGCCAAGGGACTTTCCGATATTAAGTATATGCCTATACCCGACTGGGAACGTCTCAATCGGCTATTAACGGAGGCACAAGAGCGTTACAATGACTTTGTCGGCGcgctaaatttagtgcttttcgaAGACGCCATGGCGCACGTTTGCCGCATCAGTCGTATACTGGAATCTTCGCGTGGCTACGCGCTCCTCATTGGTGTTGGCGGCTCTGGCAAACAATCGTTGACACGCCTGGCTTGTTTCATCTCCTCGTTGGACGTATTCCAAATACAACTAACTAAAGACTACAGCAACAATGACTTAAAGGCAAACTTGTCTACGCTATACATGAAAGCGGGCGTAAAGTCGACACCCTGTTGTTTTCTCATGACCGACTCGGAAGTTGCTAGGGAACAATTTTTGGTGCTGGTCAATGATTTGCTCGCTTCGGGTGACATACATGAACTGTTCCCAGATGATGAGGTTGAAAATATTATCGGTGTCATGCGCAACGAAGTGAAGCAACTGGGAATTATGGATACACGCGAAAACTGCTGGAAATATTTCATTGACAAGGTGCGTAGCTTGCTTAAGGTGGTGCTCTGCTTTTCGCCAGTCGGCGCTACGCTACGTGTACGTGCTCGCAAGTTTCCGGCACTTGTTAGTTGCACAACCATCGATTGGTTCCACGAATGGCCGCAAGAGGCACTCGAATCGGTATCGGCACGTTTTCTAAACGAAATCGACGTGTTACCGAAAAGTTTGGCCGATCCGGTATCAAAATTTATGGCTTATGTGCACAAAACCGTCAACGACATATCCGCAGTTTATTTGGCCAACGATAAACGTTACAACTATACCACACCCAAATCTTTCCTGGAACTAATTAATCTGTATGCCAAATTACTGCAGGAGAAGGTGAAAGCCAACCAAGATCGACGTGTGCGCTTGGAGAATGGTCTAATCAAGCTGGCCAGTTGCACGAAAGAAGTCGATGCCCTACAGGACGTACTTAAAGTACAAGAGGTCGAACTGAAAGCGAAGAACGAAGAAGCCGATCATCTGATCAAAGTTGTAGGCGCCGAAAACGAAAAAGTATCAAAAGAACGAGCTTTTGCTACCAAAGAGGAGAAAAATGTGCGCCAAATAGAGGAAGATGTAACGGCGAAGGCTAAGTTGTGCGAAGAGGACTTCCGTAAGGCACAGCCAGCGCTTATAGCCGCCCAAGAGGCACTTAATacactaaacaaaaataatctcACCGAATTGAAATCTTTTGGTTCGCCGCCGGAAGCTGTGGTCAGCGTCTGTGCCGCTGTATTGGTATTATTCGCTTCCAAAGGTAAAATACCAAAGGATCGCAGCTGGAAGGCTTGCCGTCAGCTCATGGGCAACGTCGATAAATTTCTTGGTGATCTGGTAAACTACGATAAGAAGCATATACATCCAGATATTATCAAGGCACTGCAGCCATATATTAATGATCCCGAATTTAATCCAGAAAAAATTCTATCAAAATCAGCAGCTGCTGCTGGACTTTGTTCATGGGTCATAAATATAAACCGTTTCTACGATGTCTACCTGATAGTAGAACCAAAAGAGCGCGCACTCAGCGAAGCTGAGCAAGAGCTAAAAGATGCACGAGACAAGCTACAAGCGCTGAACGATCGTCTTAATGAACTGGAGCAACAATTGAACGCCTTGCAGATGGAATATGATGAAGCGTTGGCTAAGAAGCAAAAGTGTCAGGATGAGGCCGACAAGACCGCCTTTACCATCGATTTGGCTAATCGTTTGATTGGTGGTTTAGCCTCAGAAAAAATACGTTGGTCGGAGTCAGTAATGAGGTagatgtgatttttttcttatttgtatagcaaaatattaaaagctaTTAATATCTTTATAGCCTCAAAGAAGGGCAAATTACATTGCCGGGTGATATGCTGCTCATTTCATGCTTCATTTCGTATGTGGGCTGTTTCACACGTCCCTATCGTAATGAACTGCAGCAAAAAATGTGGCTGCCAACTTTTAAAGCTAGTAATGTAAGCATTTGGAACCCTGAATATACTGAAAAAAACTTATGTTAACTTAATTTTAGCCAAAAATACCCGCCACTGAAGACAGCGATCCCTTCGAAATGATTTGCGACGATGCACAAATAGCTGAGTGGAACAACCAAGGATTGCCAAGTGATCGAATGTCTTCGGAGAATGCTGCCATTTTAGTGCACTCCGATCGCTATCCACTAATGATCGATCCACAATTGTAAGTTGGATAATTTGGTCAAACAGTTTGAGCCTTAGTACACAATATCAGCCGACCGTCCCTGAAACCTACTACTGGTAATGCGTTTAGAGACACAGAGGAGACAAATTTGCATTATTTGAACCTAAGCCTATGAGCACTcatgaattatataatttttcgagCTAAATTGTTGGCATTCAGAGGGAGCATGCGCTCTTACCCGCGggaatttcttttcaatttttgaatctaattttgtattttttatctaCTCAGTGCACCAGGAATACCATATCGAAATTTCAAGTGAAATATTGAATTGTTGCCACGATATAGAGGCTTacaattttgagtatttttctttttcttatctttttcttattttccctTTTCTCaggtattttttctttgaattatgGGCCAATTTATAGATACATAAAggtgcagaactgcaaagtgttttgtgacaagcccaaacagaaaactgtcgtactttcttctaaaacttggaggAAAgcacgttcggttgatggtcggtattattacaggacataaCCCATGGCGTCAGCGTATAACTACCATTGGAATTTTTAAAGttccgatttgcctgtcttgcttagagaaaGTGGATAGCAcaaagcattttctctgtgagtgttttgcttttgctagagcaaggctgcgAATTTTGGGCTTTGTCGTGAGTTGAGTAATACTCGTTCTCTCCAACAGGAGGAAATtttccaaagaatctggaaaattcccataagactaactatctctgtctctgtctctattctatgcTATCTCTTTTcctctgttacttctctcctttcttcCTTGACTATCTGTCTGCCCCTTTCATTTCccgagctttaaatacaatggacttttAGCCTTAGTGgtttaggagttaccaatctctcggtgcttcttggctggCATGAAGTTTTTACTCAGTTTCACTTGACGAAATTTACCCCATATAGGCTTGCTTGAGCACCTGGGCGGATTTGGTAGTCAATAAAAGAATATCAAAGTTAGTTCATGTCTTTCACGGCCTTTACATTCAACTATTTTGGTAACTGCTTCATGACTTAGAAACGCTCATTTGGTAACCATAAGGCTCACGGTCGAAAAATACTTCAATTGAATTTATGGAATGCCACAACGATTTCCGGTTTCACGTAATAAAATGGCTTTTCAGTTGATCTCGATCTAAACCGATTGAGTTTGCTAGAAAAACGTTCTGCCAAACTCAGATTCAataattgtaaacatttttatcgcATAAATCTTGTTTAAGACCTGATTCGGCTCTAAAATCCCAAACCAATAATGATCGCTTTGATTCTGAGAAAGGCATAATTGAAATACGACATTTAGACAACATTCCTAATCCAAGAATTTCTATATCAGGTGGTATTAAGATCTCAGAGTgatgaaattagaaaaaggcTCCTGTTGATGTGTCAAAATAAGTTATATAAACGTATCTTTCCATGTTTCTGCTCCAAATCTGCAACAGTTACACTATTGATTACCATATTCTTTTTGGACCTGTTTCggaaattttgataataaaattatataatattttcaagctAACATTCATGCACGTTTTGTATCCTTACAGACAAGGCATCAAGtgggtaaaacaaaaatatcagaaCAATTTAATGGTTGTCCGTTTGACAATGAAAGGCTATCTGGACATGGTGGAAAAAGCTGTCAGCAACGGCAATGTTTTACTGCTCGAGAATATTAGCGAGAATGTGGATGCCGTACTTAATCCGCTACTCGGCCGTATGTTAATTAAGAAGGGCACCTGCCTCAAAATGGGTGATCGAGAAATCGACTTTAATCCTAAATTCCGTCTAATCTTACATACAAAATTGGCCAATCCACATTACAAGCCCGAAATGCAAGCACAAACTACACTAATTAATTTTACTGTAACACGTGATGGCCTCGAGGATCAGCTACTGGCAGAAGTTGTGAAAGTCGAGCGCCCGGATCTAGAGGTTATGCGCACACGCTTGACGCAGCAACAGAACCATTTCAAAATTACGCTGAAATTCCTAGAAGACGATTTATTGCAACGCTTATCTTCGGCTGGCGAAAATGTACTAGAGGATGTAACGCTCGTTATGAAtttggaaaaaactaaaaagaccGCAGacgaaattgaaattaaagtgGCCGAGGCGAAAATTACTGCCGTGCAAATAGATACAGCACGTGAAGCTTATCGTCCCGCCTCGGAACGTGCGTCGATCATTTACTTTATACTGAACGATCTTTTCAAAATCAATCCGATCTATCAATTTTCGTTGAAAGCATTTACAGTTGTCTTCTCGAATGCTATGCAACGAGCCGTCGAGGCAGAGAAGCTAAAAGACCGCGTGGAGAATCTTATCGATTCCATTACGTATTGTAGCTTCCTGTACACGTCGCGCGGTCTTTTCGAAGCCGATAAACTGATTTTTCTTACGCAAATGTGTTTGCAGATACTTATCAGTGCTGGCGAGGTTGAGCATTCTGAATTAGACTTTTTGTTACGCTTCCCCTATATGCCGAATCAGACCTCGCAGTTGTCCTTCCTCACCAATGTTGGTTGGGGTGGTATACGTGCACTTAGCAATTTGCCAGCGTTCAGAAATCTTGACAAAGATATTGAAGGTTCCCACAAGCGCTGGAAGAAGTTCGTTGACTCAGAATGTCCGGAGCGTGAGAAGTTTCCTGGTGAATGGAAGACGAAGTCCGCAATCCAACGCTTGTGCATCATGCGTTGCATTCGACCAGATCGCATGTCGTACGCCATGCAAGTATTCATTGAAGAGAAGCTTGGCTCCAAGTACACAGATGCAAGGTCAATGGAATTTTCCAAAACTTTCGAAGAGGCCAGCCCCGAGACCCATGTTTTCTTTGTGCTCTCGCCAGGCGTTGATCCGCTTAAGGATGTCGAGAAGTTAGGAAAAGTTATGGGCTACCACGGCGATAATGAGAACTTCCACAGTGTTTCGCTGGGTCAAGGACAAGAAATAGTGGCCGAAAATGCTATAGATACAGCATCACGGGAGGGTCACTGGGTTATACTGCAGAACATACATTTGGTAGCACGTTGGCTGCCGACGTTGGAAAAGAAAATGGAAGCATCTCTTATCGACGTGAACGCGAATTATCGTTTATTTTTGAGTGCTGAACCAGCAGGAGATCCCGCTTACCACATACTACCGCAAGGTATTCTCGAATCGGCTATTAAAATAACAAACGAACCACCAACCGGTATGCAAGCCAACATACACAAGGCGCTGGATAACTTCAATGaggaaacacttgaaatgtgcTCAAAAGAGACCGAGTTCAAGGGAGTGCTATTCGCTCTCTGCTATTTCCATGCGGTGGTAGCTGAAAGGCGAAAGTTCGGCCCACAAGGCTGGAATCGTGTATATCCTTTCAATGTGGGCGACTTAACTATATCGGTATATGTGCTTTACAACTACCTTGAAGCCAACACACGTGTACCCTGGGAGGATCTGCGCTATCTGTTTGGCGAAATCATGTATGGCGGACATATAACTGACGATTGGGATCGTCGCCTGTGTCGTACCTACTTGCAAGAGTTCATGGAGCCTGAGCTGATCGACGGCGATCTTGAGTTCTGTCCTGGCTTTCCAGCGCCAGGTATACTTAAATACCAGGGCTATCATGACTacattgatgaaaatttgccaacAGAGAGTCCAACGCTCTATGGGCTGCATCTAAATTCGGAAATTGGTTTCCTTACAACAGTTTCAGAGCGGCTATTTCGCATTGTTTTCGAGCTGCAACCGCGCGTTGCTGGTGCTGATTCTGGTGCTGGCGAGGGTCAATCCCAGGAAGATGTGGTCAAAAGCATGATTGAGGACTTGCTCGATAAAATACCTTCTCCTTTTAATATTCCCGAATTGATGGCGCGTGTCGAAGACCGCAATCCCTACATCATAGTCGCCTTCCAAGAATGTGAGCGCATGAACATACTAATGAATGAATTGAAACGCTCACTACATGAACTGGAGCTGGGTTTGAAGGGTGAGCTAACTATTTCCTCAATAATGGAAGCGCTCATGCAATCATTATTTATGGACCAAGTGCCCGAGTCGTGGACAAAGCTTGCATATCCCAGCTTGCTGGGTTTGCAATCGTGGTTTGCCGATTTACAGTTGCGTTTGCATGAGCTGGAAGGCTGGGTTGCTGACTTCCGAATGCCATCGTCTATTTGGCTCGGTGGTTTCTTCAATCCACAAAGCTTGCTTACCGCCATTATGCAGCAGACAGCACGCAAAAACTCCTGGGCATTGGATCGTATGTGTCTCAATTGCGAtgtgacaaaa harbors:
- the LOC128855146 gene encoding dynein beta chain, ciliary, with translation MAGPEEKEKKEKIDERFEYFNNYVMKTLRLKNEKWAKLMGIPESKEIIQTFLNNPSQPRLIFYLNVASLLTPSFDFPAKARSKMVYFMRNEMPTDLTLEDMDSKLMVGDVLPNALENLSVLCDDVIFPMVTNPANQDGWTAVIVNDIKTESQDLRTGIALMKGKVINRTILPLPICIDEVMEIAPQIAVGDLSKFNHLHKPALENMVVKWLDAIDEIIKRKPREHVYEKETHPKPDLLFSFWETRLENLENVADQLGDKRNKTIVFVLEKIDSQFVATFRKVMRLLLLSLAETRDITKFLSPLRKMVDQFEANRMDENRAQLRPLLLTVGLVWGHSKYFHTLDNMVLLFELLHNSIIESVILTIEPESCFGDVDEAYKRVVMNIDHLEYYKKAYENCRASLKKFKIGTEFNSQDWTWQPKTIFDRLDRFMERLHVMKIIFDTGRDFLKLEKVVVGGLKGRQISAALNKILEEFNNKYRDWIAGIAYNVLDPDESVEQFKSDVAKFHDFAEQLERRMAFQFELALLDSHDLMLCGSLLLRPIVQKQLDPHMHILVDDLVDEIHAVKRDFNDFEAIYKEKGVQALPTDECFPKVSGAISWLLKLRHRITWIKSDYELYEYPLFDNEIGEHTLSIYHQMLEQIDALKQAILEEWYITVREHINNGMAQMLLKKDENGVLSVNFTQELVDALKDIKVLRIMECEVPEQLIELYQRDEALWQARLKLRRIADWYNDVIARSQPSELKLIRAELSGIELFMEPLINDIAWMSIDQKFITKVFSKISHLQKRIEKCQANLEAIKKSINEWGKVPLFQRKDLNPKAFLEVEPRAVIIEKRFRQASATKELIDKLMFENAKLFFDIPHRYEIDEESVEAVEEEEENMATNRRGTATTTHTSIIPQNINEIAEESSSLEEELITPQHRYDLLQTLSEEEREQFREYEKYVDEQIALQLLDAVITSVTYLRMEIENRYENDAPIFEILMELQEPLVVYFRNLDHNSKNGFTMHIESLMDDMYDMMRMLPRVAQDPVPPDVEPANFIDELTDKPDLQKQRHDISVKVIFALQQIKSYSKAFMDYSHLWLSNKQQYLADVKKYGRPLTVAERDAELEGEGESGIKPLKEDYPPLSVYKEQLDKFIAMQDVISQWETYHDIHIWLRLNMKGFKNAVLNLVGKWISLFKQDLIDRVKNSLQELEDFVAEANEALKIELNKDDFEGLLKILSVLSTINEKQFTYDYMFDPLREVVDLLKQYNYDFKDSVLAQLNELPDKWMKVKKNAAVVKQTIAPIQSYQVDLIEKRIILCDTMASQYRKRFLRKRFFYVPCDNPYELIDEADLEISALEERLKSLTESAVLFELQGPEPSKIELCRHELQLQKVMWDFAITIQTTIDEWKKTPWKKIDIESMDQECKKFGKELGGLGKDMRSWEPYIYTENQIKNLMTSLRAVTELQNPAIRDRHWVELMTTTGVKFSMDDSTTLKNLIDLNLHEYEEEVKGIVDKSVKEQAMEKMLKDLTNTWASMEFQNEAHERTGLKLLKASEEMIETLEDNQVQLQNMASSKYVGYFQHEVTAWQHKLSNADQIIGSWFEVQRKWQYLESIFIGSEDIRSQLPEDSKRFDYIDREFKALLNQMNLDRNVVRSTNRPNSKLYETLESLLKQLTLCEKALNDYLETKRLAYPRFYFVSSADLLDILSNGNNPKMVCRHLTKLYDSMGLLNLIAGTKLATGMIAKEHEELVPFLENCDCSGKVEGWLNRVTDKMRETLRDHFRRAVIAYEDKPRHIWIFEWPAQPALVTTQIWWTTETNDAFTKVQQRYENAIKDYNKKQVAQLNNLINILLTDLTPSDRQKIMTVCTIDVHSRDVVAKIIAAKVELATAFQWQSQLRHRWDLKYDDCFANICDAQFKYDYEYLGNTPRLVITPLTDRCYITLTQSLHLVMGGAPAGPAGTGKTETTKDLGRALGMMVYVFNCSEQMDYKSCGNIHKGLAQTGAWGCFDEFNRISVEVLSVVAVQVKCIQDAIKAKKVVFNFLGEIISLRPTVGMFITMNPGYAGRAELPENLKALYRPCAMVVPDFALISEIMMVAEGFQEARPLAQKFITLYTLCKELLSKQDHYDWGLRAIKSVLVVAGSLRRDDRYRPEDQVLMRALRDFNIPKIVTDDVAVFMGLIGDLFPNLDVPRKRSLDFEAIIKKSAVDLKLQPEDGFILKVVQLEELFAVRHSVFIIGFAGTGKSEVWKTLNKTYQNQKRKPHYNDLNPKAVTNDELFGIVNPATREWKDGLFSIIMRDQANLGGTGPKWIVLDGDIDPMWIESLNTVMDDNKVLTLASNERIALTKEMRLLFEIANLKTATPATVSRAGILYINPQDLGWSPFIQSWLSSRPNQTEVATLNVLFDKYVPPMLDVFHKRLKRITPISDIAMLQMTCFLLNCMLTQQNVPNDCPKDWYEIYFVFCIIWGFGSTLFQDQIIDWRNEFHKWFINEFKAVKFPPGNNVFAYYVDHETKNFLPWTKLVPSFELDPDVPLQANLVHTSETTRLRYFMDVLVADNHPVMLIGAAGSGKTIIMGSKLNSLPTEKYAVQNVPFNFYTTSEMLQRVLEKPLEKKAGRNYGPQGNKNMLYFVDDMNMPEVDNYGTVQPHTLIRQFMDYRHWYDRIKMTLRDIHNCQFVSCMNPSAGSFTINPRLQRHFCSFAVNAPAADALFHILHSILSQHLATPHLKFDKAVINLGEPLVQTAISLHQKVASTFLPTAIKFHYNFNLRDIANIFTGVLYSNFETCPNPNQLLRLWVHECNRVYGDKLVDQIDIVNFQKLMGEMVRKGIETFTEDIVFAKPHIYCHFAKGLSDIKYMPIPDWERLNRLLTEAQERYNDFVGALNLVLFEDAMAHVCRISRILESSRGYALLIGVGGSGKQSLTRLACFISSLDVFQIQLTKDYSNNDLKANLSTLYMKAGVKSTPCCFLMTDSEVAREQFLVLVNDLLASGDIHELFPDDEVENIIGVMRNEVKQLGIMDTRENCWKYFIDKVRSLLKVVLCFSPVGATLRVRARKFPALVSCTTIDWFHEWPQEALESVSARFLNEIDVLPKSLADPVSKFMAYVHKTVNDISAVYLANDKRYNYTTPKSFLELINLYAKLLQEKVKANQDRRVRLENGLIKLASCTKEVDALQDVLKVQEVELKAKNEEADHLIKVVGAENEKVSKERAFATKEEKNVRQIEEDVTAKAKLCEEDFRKAQPALIAAQEALNTLNKNNLTELKSFGSPPEAVVSVCAAVLVLFASKGKIPKDRSWKACRQLMGNVDKFLGDLVNYDKKHIHPDIIKALQPYINDPEFNPEKILSKSAAAAGLCSWVININRFYDVYLIVEPKERALSEAEQELKDARDKLQALNDRLNELEQQLNALQMEYDEALAKKQKCQDEADKTAFTIDLANRLIGGLASEKIRWSESVMSLKEGQITLPGDMLLISCFISYVGCFTRPYRNELQQKMWLPTFKASNPKIPATEDSDPFEMICDDAQIAEWNNQGLPSDRMSSENAAILVHSDRYPLMIDPQLQGIKWVKQKYQNNLMVVRLTMKGYLDMVEKAVSNGNVLLLENISENVDAVLNPLLGRMLIKKGTCLKMGDREIDFNPKFRLILHTKLANPHYKPEMQAQTTLINFTVTRDGLEDQLLAEVVKVERPDLEVMRTRLTQQQNHFKITLKFLEDDLLQRLSSAGENVLEDVTLVMNLEKTKKTADEIEIKVAEAKITAVQIDTAREAYRPASERASIIYFILNDLFKINPIYQFSLKAFTVVFSNAMQRAVEAEKLKDRVENLIDSITYCSFLYTSRGLFEADKLIFLTQMCLQILISAGEVEHSELDFLLRFPYMPNQTSQLSFLTNVGWGGIRALSNLPAFRNLDKDIEGSHKRWKKFVDSECPEREKFPGEWKTKSAIQRLCIMRCIRPDRMSYAMQVFIEEKLGSKYTDARSMEFSKTFEEASPETHVFFVLSPGVDPLKDVEKLGKVMGYHGDNENFHSVSLGQGQEIVAENAIDTASREGHWVILQNIHLVARWLPTLEKKMEASLIDVNANYRLFLSAEPAGDPAYHILPQGILESAIKITNEPPTGMQANIHKALDNFNEETLEMCSKETEFKGVLFALCYFHAVVAERRKFGPQGWNRVYPFNVGDLTISVYVLYNYLEANTRVPWEDLRYLFGEIMYGGHITDDWDRRLCRTYLQEFMEPELIDGDLEFCPGFPAPGILKYQGYHDYIDENLPTESPTLYGLHLNSEIGFLTTVSERLFRIVFELQPRVAGADSGAGEGQSQEDVVKSMIEDLLDKIPSPFNIPELMARVEDRNPYIIVAFQECERMNILMNELKRSLHELELGLKGELTISSIMEALMQSLFMDQVPESWTKLAYPSLLGLQSWFADLQLRLHELEGWVADFRMPSSIWLGGFFNPQSLLTAIMQQTARKNSWALDRMCLNCDVTKKTKEEVNAPPKEGAYVNGLFMEGARWDMKLGTIADAFLKELFPAMPVIFIKAVLLDKQDTKNVYECPVYKIRMRGPTFVWTFNLKTKEKAAKWTLAGVCLLLQI